The Argentina anserina chromosome 5, drPotAnse1.1, whole genome shotgun sequence genome includes the window GGTAGGTCTTTTCCAGTAGCACTGTCGAGGAGCTTTGATAAGAAACGGTTGAACTTCCTATGGACCATGGAAGCTACTTCTCTGAATGTAGAATCATCTAATATGACTTTTGGTATTCTAGGAGGTGTTCTGCATCATAGTTAATTTGTTAGAGCAGTACTAATTGTATGACATTAGGggatgaggattttgtgagCGAATAGATCGATTAGGTACGTAGTACGTACAAATTGAAGATTTCTGCCACCATGCGCCATATGAAGATAACAAGCATGGTGGTAATAGAGGCATGACAGACGAGAGTGATGAAATTGTACTCGACTATCTCGAAAAGAAACCATATCACGGTCATCACACCCAAAAGCGCTCCCGATACGTATCTGTTCCTCCATAGCAACACATCCGCAACTGCAAACTTATACAAAACGATTAACATGCAGATAGACAAGCATATTTACGTGCAAGAGTATATAGATCGATGAATGTACGTAGCCCCGTTACCTTTGCCACCTCCAAGAACACGATGAATTGGCCTCTCGCGTCCGAAGAGCCTCGAGTGGCTGGCTCCATAGATGTCATCAGAATCCGACGAGTATACTAATCCCGGCATGATCAAGAGTGATTTAAGACTTAATAACTAGTATTATGGGTTGATATGTGTATGAACATTGATCAACAGCAacttatatatgaatatagcTAGATGTGGCCTGACCCGGGGGTTCTAAGCTTGGTGGTAAAGTAACCTGCATGAAGTAAGGAATGTCTTGGAAGGGCTTTGCCTTAAATTCGATCAACTTTTGCGTTGCATGCACGCTAGCCTAGCTAGCTACTTAgtttaacagaaaaaaaatattgatcCATGTTCGTCTTGTACAAAATTGGTACTCAAACTAACCTTTCACTCCAATCGATCACTCTTTACTCCAGAAATTAAATTGCAAGCCTTTTTGTTAACTCGCAGATTAGATTCTAATCAGTATTCGGTATTCACTAATCCgtgaattcatcaagcttTGCTTCTTTGAGCTCTACCATCTTGTCCAGCACTGCAGCCTCATTCAATCTCTCATGATCTGTCCTTTTGGCAACTTAATTAGCCCCTGCAGAAAGCAACCTTTGGGAACGTTTGAGACTTGGAGGGACACACCTGAGGAAAGAATGATCCATTTTGGTGAGAACTGAATAACAAAATGACATGAGCGAACAATTTATATAGTAATCCAACCTTAGTTCATTTTTTAGTCATTAGTTCATCCCCATCTTCAAAGacacaaagaaaaaagaaaaagactcGAACTTTAACCCAACAATGGCAAGAAACATGCAcgtttatataaatatattgagAGGTCTCAATGATTGGTAGGTGCCAACAAACACGTAGATGTAGATTCCAACTCTATTTTCTTCAACCTGGGGTTGGACTTGAGGTTATGCTCATTCAAGTCAGGATCAACATAGCAATTGtagaagaaaaacaagaatTAATACATGAGGGTGATATGGAATCATGTATATCACTTGGGAAGCTTGGTTCTTGTaccaaatgaaaatgaaagatatAAATTTTCTAATATAGAAGAGGAGAACCCACCGGGAGAAGAGACAGGAAGGACAAACAGTAGTTTAGAATAATGACATTTGCATTAAAGTAATTAAACAAATGGCACCGATCGGACACTCCTCTTCTGCTAAAGCTCAACAGACACAACAACAAGACCAACAAAGCTTCACTTCTAGTCCAATCGGAGTTCTCGACAACCCAATCAGATGGCCTCAATTGGGTTTTCCCTCAACTCTCTAATTCTGTGTTCTACTATCGGTTCCACTCAGAGATCAAAAACGCTGAGACCCAGTTCAAGAATTAGTCCAAGAATGGCTCTGGCCACCCCAACAACCACATTTGGGTTCAGTAATCTACTCGAAACTTTCACAGTCAACGTGCAGAGAGCAGAGAACAGGCCTCTCAATGTGCCTCTGATTGCTCCTTTCACGATTGCGACTTCGAGGCTTGAGAGTGTTAAAAATGTTGCCATCAGAGTTGAGTTGAGTAATGGGTGTGTGGGATGGGGTGAAGCTCCAATCTTGCCTCATGTGACTGCAGAGGATCAGGAAACTGCTATGGTTAAGGCCAAGGAGGCTTGTGACTTTTTGCTCAGGAATAAGGGGATGACTTTGAGTTCGGTTTTGGGAGAGATTGGTGTGCTGCTTCCTGGATATAATTTTGCTTCTGTGAGTATCAAGATTTGGTTTATAAGTTAGTGTTTCATATACGAAAGTTGTGTTCTTTGGTGAATGCTTGTACCGGGAATTGAACTTGGATGTTTAGATTGGTTTGCATTgatatatgtgattttttttgctGAGAATTGAACAACTTGGATGTTTAGTTTGGTAGGCATTGAGATATGTGGTTCTTTGCTGAGAGTAGGTAGGAAGTATAATGGAGTTTGTGAGTATTGAGTCTATTCACTATTGAAATTGAGGCCTAGTTACGTTGAGTTCTGGGTCCTATGTGAGAAGTTTAGAAATTCGTTGGGAACTATGCTTTAATTGGTTTTACCTAGGTTGA containing:
- the LOC126794482 gene encoding reticulon-like protein B9 — encoded protein: MPGLVYSSDSDDIYGASHSRLFGRERPIHRVLGGGKVADVLLWRNRYVSGALLGVMTVIWFLFEIVEYNFITLVCHASITTMLVIFIWRMVAEIFNLTPPRIPKVILDDSTFREVASMVHRKFNRFLSKLLDSATGKDLPFFILAIFSLYIVSVIGTYFSFLNLLYLGFLSLETLPVLYETFEEDVDQLAGKISRKIKKSYRKFEAQFLNKIPRGPVKDRKIR